Proteins from a genomic interval of Asterias rubens chromosome 16, eAstRub1.3, whole genome shotgun sequence:
- the LOC117301147 gene encoding uncharacterized protein LOC117301147, with protein MSLSVIIEEPSGFRDDDLHYMGRVSHNSPRGRSRVRASGGGSRPRDLRYGPQTGRYSKGAGARGLGGLRFSQTFTPGAPVRHDGGKPNVVPIRFIRNPRHPKSLYNTEISMRNASRGRPLKVSPDMAFPDPREHKSIRNPLAPRFRHEFDVSEATYNIARNPLSGASIQRLGDSGAVYNQAYNANDDSNSSDESSGSQTTEFEGSQQTDDDDDDVSVNDSASRIAIYSAVNKYRVPEPPPVMTRPPHFTPRPPAPPPVLIQNVPSIPRVVAPDWEAVYQQHQQPHVEVEEVPPIPEPLDTLAEEDETQDDDEESQVVRDMSTQTAIMIQPDHNQTVNQEEADAADDDEERFVDMQEESRSTMTHDNWEVVAPWSQTSAQVTRSPSLAVNYRRVVAELSGDDLEAVQQQEAQTEPQTTQPQMSEDPPPWSPPITPQVEQILHPMHRLPSYPPPQADDWDHRRRGSRGGRPVCGFWNACCFIVLMLFALVAVIGAAVVTALYVLQVSNCSTNCGLPSRPGYLAGFVAAGALAILVVLGLITWCCYNLTVRQRNVNKHRMESSTRRE; from the exons GAGCCGTCGGGCTTTCGTGACGATGACCTTCATTACATGGGTCGAGTTAGCCACAACTCGCCCCGTGGTAGGTCGAGAGTGCGTGCCAGCGGTGGCGGGAGTCGCCCCCGAGACCTTCGCTACGGACCTCAAACGGGACGATACAGCAAGGGAGCTGGAGCACGGGGTCTCGGTGGGCTCCGGTTCAGTCAGACGTTTACACCGGGTGCTCCGGTGCGACATGACGGCGGTAAACCCAACGTCGTGCCCATCAGATTCATCCGTAATCCTCGTCACCCAAAGAGTTTATACAATACAGAGATAAGCATGAGAAATGCCTCACGGGGACGACCTCTCAAGGTTTCGCCCGATATGGCCTTCCCGGATCCCAGGGAACACAAATCAATCCGGAATCCACTCGCACCGCGGTTCCGGCACGAGTTTGACGTGAGCGAGGCTACCTATAACATAGCACGGAACCCACTCTCCGGTGCGTCCATTCAAAGACTGGGTGATTCCGGAGCAGTGTACAACCAAGCGTATAATGCAAATGACGATAGCAACAGCAGCGATGAAAGTTCCGGAAGTCAAACCACAGAGTTTGAAGGATCTCAGCAGactgacgatgatgatgatgatgtaagTGTGAACGACTCAGCCTCGAGAATAGCCATTTACTCAGCCGTGAATAAGTACAGGGTACCAGAGCCACCTCCAGTCATGACGAGACCTCCACACTTCACTCCACGCCCCCCAGCACCTCCTCCGGTGCTCATTCAAAATGTTCCGTCTATCCCTCGAGTAGTTGCACCCGATTGGGAAGCGGTTTACCAGCAGCACCAGCAACCCCATGTTGAGGTTGAAGAGGTACCACCAATACCAGAACCCCTGGACACCCTAGCCGAGGAGGACGAAACGCAAGACGATGACGAAGAGTCGCAAGTGGTCAGAGACATGAGTACACAGACTGCTATCATGATACAACCAGATCATAATCAAACTGTCAATCAAGAAGAAGCGGATGCTGCTGACGATGATGAAGAGAGGTTCGTTGACATGCAAGAGGAAAGCCGGAGTACTATGACTCACGATAACTGGGAGGTTGTAGCACCCTGGTCGCAGACCTCTGCTCAGGTGACTCGCAGTCCCAGTCTTGCTGTCAACTACCGGCGTGTCGTGGCAGAGCTCAGCGGTGACGACTTGGAAGCAGTCCAACAACAGGAGGCACAAACTGAGCCTCAAACAACACAACCTCAAATGAGTGAGGATCCCCCACCCTGGTCGCCTCCTATCACACCTCAAGTAGAGCAGATCTTACACCCAATGCATCGCTTACCCAGTTACCCTCCACCCCAAGCCGACGATTGGGATCACAGGAGACGAGGATCCCGTGGTGGCAGACCTGTGTGTGGCTTCTGGAATGCATGTTGCTTCATTGTCCTCATGCTGTTTGCGTTAGTGGCCGTCATTGGTGCAGCTGTAGTTACCGCCCTCTACGTTCTTC aaGTTTCAAACTGTTCAACAAATTGCGGACTTCCGTCAAGACCCGGTTACTTAGCAG GTTTTGTTGCTGCTGGTGCCCTTGCTATCCTCGTGGTGTTAGGTTTGATCACGTGGTGTTGTTATAATCTAACAGTCAGACAACGTAACGTCAACAAACACCGAATGGAAAGTTCGACTAGGAGAGAGTGA